In Kordia antarctica, the following proteins share a genomic window:
- a CDS encoding tetratricopeptide repeat protein: MTLKLVIAKTDYKKMKILLLFFYCFTTFAQQNPIIDNLYISLKKQPKDTNRVNTLNDLAFELYETKTEEALQFATEAKNLSDSLSFTRGYITSLTRIGTIALHEKKITEAEKLYLKALEMETKENFSFGIGRAQNQLNLIYQNKGNYTLALEYGLASLQKFELTDRKGASAIALTNIGHCYKELGEFDKAMEYILKGLDIRKELGDVNGLSDSYMDLGLLYISMKNYPKAINYLLQAEKGFRENTVDLLNLYNNLGVAYFESGNHSLALEYYTKTLALSKKSGLDYEDPDVNNNIGIIHFKKKELNLAKKHYFSSLSVPKKYSTLENRAETYNNLGNTYIEERKLDSALLYYNKASDIAKNINDKLLLLEVLNNLSVGYAKLGVYDKAFKNSNQYAKLRDSLQNTFINAIHIKDNYEENKKIIELLGKDKLIVQSENTRKNNLIYGLLIGSSLLVLLFFALIRGNKQKQKAQQEQIERQKIEKQLKNQAIKSMHKMIEGQEDVRQRIAKDLHDSIGSTLSMLKLHFEIVEEKMEELKTTSYKEYNKATQLLDKACEDVRKISRKMDSGVLGSFGLLAALKDLKQTLESSNRLSVELSIDGFDERLNSTIEITIYRIIQELVSNILKYAKAEIITIQLIQSKKQLQVAVEDDGVGFNVEENQGKGLGIKNIQTRVASLGGTLVIDSTPGKGAYIHIVIPLNET; encoded by the coding sequence ATGACACTAAAACTTGTTATCGCCAAAACTGATTATAAAAAAATGAAAATTTTATTACTTTTCTTTTATTGCTTTACCACATTCGCGCAGCAAAATCCAATTATAGATAATTTATATATTTCACTTAAAAAACAACCAAAAGACACTAATAGAGTTAACACTTTGAATGATTTAGCTTTTGAATTATACGAAACTAAAACAGAAGAGGCGTTACAATTTGCTACCGAAGCCAAAAACCTCAGTGATTCATTATCGTTTACACGCGGTTATATAACTAGCTTAACGAGAATAGGCACTATTGCACTTCATGAAAAAAAAATTACCGAGGCAGAAAAGTTATATTTAAAAGCACTAGAAATGGAAACAAAAGAAAATTTTTCTTTTGGCATTGGACGAGCGCAAAATCAACTAAACCTCATTTATCAAAACAAAGGTAATTATACTCTAGCATTGGAATATGGCTTAGCCTCTTTACAAAAATTTGAATTAACTGATCGTAAAGGTGCAAGTGCGATAGCTTTAACAAACATTGGTCATTGCTATAAAGAGCTTGGGGAATTTGATAAAGCAATGGAATATATACTTAAAGGTTTAGACATTAGAAAAGAGTTGGGCGATGTAAACGGTTTATCTGACTCTTATATGGATCTTGGTTTACTCTATATTTCAATGAAAAATTATCCAAAAGCCATAAATTACCTACTCCAAGCCGAAAAAGGGTTTAGAGAAAACACTGTTGACTTATTAAATTTGTACAACAATTTAGGAGTTGCATACTTTGAATCTGGTAATCATTCTTTAGCATTGGAATATTATACTAAAACATTGGCGTTGAGTAAAAAATCAGGTCTTGATTATGAAGATCCTGATGTCAATAATAATATTGGGATTATTCACTTTAAAAAGAAAGAACTTAACCTTGCAAAAAAACATTATTTTTCAAGTTTATCTGTTCCGAAAAAATACTCAACTCTAGAAAACCGAGCAGAAACATATAATAATTTAGGGAATACTTATATTGAAGAGCGCAAATTGGATAGTGCACTTTTATATTATAACAAAGCTTCGGACATCGCAAAAAATATAAATGATAAGTTGTTACTATTGGAAGTTTTAAATAATCTTTCAGTTGGTTATGCTAAACTAGGAGTATATGATAAGGCGTTCAAAAACAGTAATCAATACGCAAAACTGAGAGATAGTTTGCAAAACACTTTTATAAATGCGATACATATAAAGGATAATTATGAAGAAAATAAAAAAATCATTGAATTATTAGGAAAAGATAAACTGATCGTGCAAAGTGAAAATACACGAAAGAACAATCTTATATACGGTTTGCTAATTGGATCTTCCCTTTTAGTACTATTATTTTTTGCTCTAATTAGAGGAAATAAACAAAAACAGAAAGCACAGCAAGAACAAATAGAACGACAAAAAATTGAAAAACAATTAAAGAATCAGGCCATAAAATCTATGCATAAAATGATTGAAGGGCAAGAAGATGTTCGACAAAGAATCGCAAAAGACCTTCATGATAGTATTGGTAGCACGTTATCTATGCTCAAATTACATTTCGAGATTGTTGAAGAGAAAATGGAAGAATTAAAAACCACTAGTTATAAAGAGTATAATAAAGCTACACAATTGCTTGATAAAGCTTGCGAAGATGTTAGAAAAATATCTCGAAAAATGGATTCGGGTGTTTTAGGAAGCTTTGGTTTATTAGCTGCGCTTAAAGATTTAAAACAAACTTTAGAATCTAGTAATCGCTTAAGTGTTGAGCTATCCATTGACGGATTTGATGAACGACTCAATAGCACCATAGAAATTACAATCTATAGAATCATTCAAGAACTTGTTAGTAATATTTTGAAGTACGCAAAAGCTGAAATAATTACAATTCAATTAATTCAAAGTAAAAAACAACTTCAAGTAGCTGTAGAAGATGATGGTGTTGGTTTTAATGTTGAAGAAAATCAAGGAAAAGGATTGGGGATTAAAAATATACAAACTAGAGTGGCTTCGCTTGGAGGAACTTTAGTTATTGATTCTACTCCTGGAAAAGGAGCTTATATTCACATTGTAATTCCCTTAAATGAAACATAA
- a CDS encoding response regulator transcription factor, translating into MIHVLIADDHDVVIEGLKSVIQTRDDIIIVGEATNGKDVIPLLHQEIDVAILDISMPEMDGIELAKHIQKNFPKIKVLIVSMHDNAKFIRESLLSGAKGYILKDKVKQDLLPAIFALADGNDYYAENVKNTIMHSQKSPNMYGELKLTQRELEVLKLIAFGYSSKEIAEMLSRSVATINTHRKNLIGKTGVKNSKELIKFAIKKGYD; encoded by the coding sequence ATGATACATGTACTAATTGCAGATGACCATGATGTGGTTATTGAAGGTTTAAAGTCAGTTATACAAACTAGAGATGATATTATCATTGTTGGAGAAGCTACCAATGGAAAAGATGTCATACCATTATTACATCAAGAAATAGATGTAGCAATACTGGATATAAGTATGCCTGAAATGGACGGAATTGAATTAGCAAAGCACATTCAAAAAAACTTTCCTAAGATAAAAGTATTAATTGTTTCTATGCATGATAATGCGAAATTTATAAGAGAAAGTCTTTTAAGTGGAGCAAAAGGATACATATTAAAAGACAAAGTGAAGCAAGATTTGTTACCAGCAATTTTCGCCTTGGCAGATGGGAATGATTACTATGCTGAAAATGTCAAAAATACAATAATGCATAGTCAAAAATCCCCTAATATGTATGGTGAATTAAAGCTTACACAAAGAGAATTGGAGGTTCTTAAACTAATCGCTTTTGGCTATTCTTCAAAAGAGATCGCAGAAATGTTAAGTAGGTCTGTAGCCACTATTAATACTCACAGAAAAAATTTAATTGGAAAAACTGGAGTAAAAAATTCCAAAGAACTAATCAAATTTGCTATCAAAAAGGGGTATGATTAA
- a CDS encoding caspase family protein, whose amino-acid sequence MSRKALIIGINSYNFMDSLGGCVNDANNVKDVLEYHADEKKERNFFVESITSETHRCIDREYLMDEIRELFREKRDVSLLYFAGHGHVENRQGYLVTSECERGDQGILMASILKMANNSPASNRIVILDCCFAGNFDQDFFEENLTRIAEGVTILTASTESQFSEEVNENGVFTTLFCHALKGGAASILGEVTIGNVYGYIDKAMGEYGQRPMFTTKVKRYFCLRKITSQLNVNELRKITKLFKYPDMIFKLNKTYEYTNNKEAIPKHVEEFKVLQLFNRVNLVVPDGARDMYWAAQNKKGCKLTPLGESYWEMVHREVI is encoded by the coding sequence ATGTCACGAAAAGCACTTATCATCGGAATCAACTCGTATAATTTTATGGATTCATTAGGCGGTTGTGTAAATGATGCTAATAATGTTAAGGATGTTCTAGAATATCATGCAGACGAAAAAAAGGAAAGAAACTTTTTTGTAGAATCAATAACTTCTGAAACCCATCGTTGTATCGACAGAGAATACTTGATGGATGAAATTAGAGAATTATTTAGAGAAAAAAGAGATGTCTCATTACTCTATTTTGCAGGCCACGGACATGTTGAAAATAGACAAGGGTATTTGGTAACCTCAGAATGTGAACGAGGAGATCAAGGTATATTAATGGCTAGCATACTAAAAATGGCTAACAATTCTCCAGCCTCAAATAGAATCGTGATATTAGACTGTTGCTTTGCAGGAAATTTTGATCAGGATTTTTTTGAAGAAAACCTTACTCGTATTGCTGAAGGAGTTACGATACTTACTGCATCAACAGAGAGCCAATTTTCAGAAGAAGTTAATGAAAATGGAGTGTTTACTACACTTTTTTGTCATGCACTAAAAGGTGGTGCTGCAAGTATATTAGGGGAAGTTACTATAGGAAATGTTTATGGCTATATAGATAAAGCTATGGGCGAATATGGACAACGTCCTATGTTTACAACTAAAGTAAAACGATATTTCTGTCTACGAAAAATTACTTCTCAGCTAAACGTTAATGAATTACGGAAAATTACAAAATTATTTAAGTATCCTGATATGATATTCAAATTGAATAAAACTTATGAATATACCAACAACAAAGAAGCTATCCCTAAACATGTCGAAGAATTCAAGGTTTTACAATTATTTAATCGAGTCAACTTAGTCGTTCCAGATGGGGCTAGAGACATGTATTGGGCAGCACAGAACAAAAAAGGGTGCAAGTTAACGCCTCTAGGAGAATCCTATTGGGAAATGGTGCATAGAGAAGTTATTTAA
- a CDS encoding toll/interleukin-1 receptor domain-containing protein, with protein sequence MTTNNYEFDIAISFADDDHDTALVINTFLQQKFPKSKIYFYPDQLEETLGVDLKEQLTEIFCRKAKYVIMVISKNYLDKENECVQTEIAACIPRLQVNRHEFLFPLNIDDTKLSEVHDSLKGMTYFEWNHNPEKFAETIENKIKINNKEQQKKAIIKTVLDWLILFFILSTAVNTTWFFPNYTGIGRYIPLALLCTYRMTYAISDISLAFLSISTFLYNQDIYGLTALALILTIIIWVLTITSPDKTWDAALKMIGGFTAGSFIEKKIKPNINYKR encoded by the coding sequence ATGACAACAAATAATTACGAATTTGACATTGCAATTTCTTTTGCTGATGATGATCATGATACTGCTTTAGTTATTAATACATTTTTGCAGCAAAAATTTCCAAAGAGTAAAATTTATTTTTATCCAGATCAATTAGAAGAGACTTTGGGTGTAGATTTAAAAGAACAACTCACCGAAATATTTTGTCGTAAAGCGAAGTACGTAATCATGGTTATCTCTAAAAATTATTTAGATAAAGAAAATGAATGTGTCCAGACAGAAATTGCCGCTTGTATACCAAGATTACAAGTGAACAGACATGAATTCCTTTTTCCTCTAAACATAGACGACACCAAACTAAGTGAGGTTCACGACTCCTTAAAAGGAATGACTTATTTTGAATGGAATCACAACCCAGAAAAATTTGCAGAAACAATTGAAAATAAAATAAAAATAAACAATAAAGAGCAGCAAAAAAAAGCCATAATAAAAACGGTCTTGGATTGGTTGATTTTATTCTTTATTCTATCAACCGCTGTAAATACAACTTGGTTTTTTCCAAACTATACAGGAATAGGAAGGTATATACCATTAGCACTGTTGTGTACCTATAGAATGACTTATGCTATCTCAGATATTAGTTTAGCATTCTTATCTATATCCACTTTCTTATATAATCAAGATATATATGGCTTGACAGCACTAGCATTAATACTTACCATAATTATTTGGGTTTTAACCATAACAAGCCCAGATAAAACTTGGGATGCAGCTCTTAAAATGATTGGTGGGTTTACAGCTGGTTCTTTTATAGAAAAAAAAATAAAACCTAATATTAATTATAAAAGATAG
- a CDS encoding NCS2 family permease, with translation MKRKIEKYFGIKEKGSSINVELLAGLSTFMSLAYIVVVNPAILSEGGINKSAVFFATIIVSGVFTIIMGLKAKLPFALAPGLEMDAYVAFYIVGVLGFSWQQGLAIVFYSTLIFFILSYRGIRKKIIESIPENMKHALAASVGMFLVMIGLKLSNIVAFEGASPIGIGDLTGKGAITLYIGLLVIIILEKVLKFKGSILLSIIAMAIYANFVGIADDMKPAEFSMEMFSAVGSFWSGMDVILDPRSWAPILILFLVDFYGSVAKIIGLTVNTDILSKKGSKNEKIDNGLYVDGFAALVSPIIGTSSVTTFVESSVGIKEGGRTGLTAVTTGVLLLSCIFLTPLIKFVPVVATSSALIWVGLWLMPNGMIKFLSDDDTIWKRFVRSDKIILALMLLVVLLSFSLQYALIIGYVGYVIHEFIKYKKANIYLVASMIVLIIGTIAQWLT, from the coding sequence ATGAAACGTAAAATAGAGAAATATTTTGGAATTAAAGAAAAAGGTTCCTCAATTAATGTTGAGCTTTTAGCTGGATTATCAACTTTTATGAGTTTAGCATATATAGTCGTAGTAAACCCAGCCATACTATCGGAAGGCGGTATAAATAAAAGTGCTGTTTTTTTTGCTACAATTATAGTTTCAGGAGTATTTACAATAATCATGGGGCTAAAAGCAAAATTACCTTTCGCTCTTGCACCTGGTCTTGAAATGGATGCTTATGTGGCATTTTATATAGTTGGTGTTTTAGGATTCTCATGGCAGCAAGGTTTAGCAATTGTATTTTATTCAACTTTGATTTTCTTTATTTTATCATATCGAGGTATTAGAAAAAAAATTATTGAAAGTATTCCAGAAAATATGAAACATGCATTAGCGGCAAGTGTTGGTATGTTTTTAGTAATGATAGGTTTAAAATTATCCAATATAGTTGCTTTTGAAGGCGCTTCACCTATAGGTATAGGTGATCTTACTGGAAAAGGTGCTATTACCTTATATATTGGTCTTTTGGTAATCATTATATTAGAAAAAGTCTTAAAATTTAAAGGTTCTATTTTACTTAGTATTATTGCGATGGCAATTTACGCGAACTTTGTTGGTATTGCTGATGATATGAAGCCAGCAGAGTTTTCTATGGAAATGTTTTCTGCTGTAGGTTCTTTTTGGAGTGGTATGGATGTAATTTTGGACCCGCGTTCTTGGGCGCCGATTCTCATTCTTTTCTTGGTAGATTTTTATGGTAGTGTTGCTAAAATTATTGGTTTAACAGTAAATACAGATATTCTTTCAAAAAAAGGGTCAAAAAATGAAAAAATTGATAATGGCCTATACGTAGATGGCTTTGCAGCTTTGGTTAGTCCGATAATTGGTACGAGTAGCGTTACAACTTTTGTAGAAAGTAGTGTGGGAATTAAAGAAGGTGGTCGAACTGGATTGACAGCTGTTACTACAGGTGTTTTATTGTTATCATGTATATTTCTAACTCCACTTATAAAATTTGTCCCTGTTGTTGCGACCTCATCTGCTCTAATATGGGTAGGGTTATGGTTAATGCCAAATGGAATGATAAAATTTCTATCAGATGATGATACGATATGGAAAAGATTCGTTAGGAGTGATAAAATTATACTTGCACTTATGTTATTGGTAGTACTACTCTCTTTTTCACTCCAGTATGCTTTAATTATTGGATATGTCGGATATGTAATTCATGAATTCATAAAGTATAAAAAAGCAAATATTTATTTAGTAGCATCCATGATAGTTCTAATAATAGGAACCATAGCACAATGGTTAACTTAA
- a CDS encoding glycosyltransferase has product MNILFCSQPQIGHLHNLIPLAKKLQSKDVTIIFATSKSLKNEIEHLGFKHEPMGIDFMGFGDLQVELKKRNIIPKDEPFSLKLFVNPLATLSLNEIEKIALKYKPKMIIRDPVEFSSLIVAEKHDIKTLTINWGYNFPLEKSIKKCFLEIDNLRIKSGLKSDIKLDFLMKQKYINLLPEKWYDKSFIENYNVSYYKSNSYNSISKKNNVSVPNNIIYATLGTVFMNKDIISVYIDAFKQVKEQFLISYPVRNQFPTIKNILFYQYIPNNHVLPKAKLVITHGGFNTIRQALSLGIPLIITPITGDQKVYAKKIENLGLGIAINKKDLTSSKLIESINKIKNNSKFKFNALKFKNEINNLDDINVLVEKLLV; this is encoded by the coding sequence ATGAACATTTTATTTTGTTCTCAACCTCAAATAGGACATTTACATAACTTAATCCCATTAGCTAAAAAATTACAATCAAAAGATGTAACTATTATTTTCGCAACTTCTAAAAGTTTAAAAAATGAGATTGAACATCTAGGATTTAAACATGAGCCTATGGGAATTGACTTCATGGGATTTGGAGATCTTCAGGTAGAGTTAAAAAAAAGAAATATTATTCCTAAAGATGAACCTTTTTCTTTAAAATTATTCGTTAATCCTTTAGCTACTTTATCGCTAAATGAAATAGAGAAAATTGCTTTAAAGTATAAACCTAAAATGATAATAAGAGACCCTGTTGAATTTTCTTCTTTAATAGTTGCTGAAAAACATGATATCAAGACGCTAACCATAAATTGGGGCTATAACTTCCCTTTAGAAAAAAGTATTAAGAAATGTTTTTTAGAAATTGATAACTTAAGGATTAAAAGTGGCCTAAAGTCTGATATAAAATTGGACTTTCTAATGAAGCAAAAATACATCAACTTGTTGCCAGAAAAGTGGTATGATAAAAGTTTTATTGAAAACTATAATGTATCATATTATAAGTCAAATTCATATAACTCTATTTCTAAGAAAAATAATGTATCAGTACCAAATAATATAATTTATGCCACTCTTGGTACTGTTTTCATGAATAAAGACATTATTAGCGTTTACATAGATGCTTTTAAACAAGTTAAAGAGCAATTTCTAATTAGCTATCCAGTAAGAAATCAGTTTCCGACTATAAAAAATATATTATTTTATCAATACATTCCAAATAACCATGTTTTACCTAAAGCAAAACTCGTAATTACGCATGGAGGCTTCAATACAATAAGGCAAGCCCTAAGTTTAGGGATTCCGTTAATTATTACACCAATAACTGGTGATCAAAAAGTTTATGCAAAAAAAATTGAAAACCTCGGTTTGGGAATAGCAATTAATAAAAAGGATTTGACATCTTCAAAATTAATCGAATCAATAAATAAGATTAAAAATAATTCAAAATTTAAGTTCAACGCTTTAAAATTTAAAAATGAAATTAATAATTTAGATGATATTAATGTGTTAGTAGAGAAATTGTTAGTTTAG
- the tnpA gene encoding IS66 family insertion sequence element accessory protein TnpA, whose amino-acid sequence MKNSKKQERMFALIEMMYLEDIDQKYFCEREDIKLATLKYWLKHYHLEKKLDQAEIHPREEPSWSKFIPIEVDMPMTTSDSSIKIEYPNGVRLHLDTCLLNQKTLCSLTQLISCLD is encoded by the coding sequence ATGAAAAACTCCAAGAAACAAGAGCGTATGTTTGCCTTGATAGAAATGATGTACTTAGAAGATATCGATCAGAAATATTTTTGTGAGCGTGAAGATATCAAGCTGGCTACTTTAAAATATTGGCTGAAACACTATCATCTTGAAAAGAAATTAGATCAAGCGGAAATTCATCCTAGAGAAGAACCATCTTGGAGTAAATTTATTCCTATTGAAGTTGATATGCCCATGACTACTTCTGATTCATCAATTAAAATTGAATATCCAAACGGTGTTCGTCTACATTTAGATACCTGTTTATTAAATCAAAAGACTCTTTGCTCATTAACTCAACTTATATCATGTTTGGACTAG
- the tnpB gene encoding IS66 family insertion sequence element accessory protein TnpB (TnpB, as the term is used for proteins encoded by IS66 family insertion elements, is considered an accessory protein, since TnpC, encoded by a neighboring gene, is a DDE family transposase.), with protein MFGLGISHRYHLYSHPTDMRKSFDGLAGIIQKELNGSALDGTAYIFINKSRDKVKILHWEDGGFVLYYKRLESGRFELPVYDASVMGITLSYSQLVLLIDGISISHIRRKKRYQIPA; from the coding sequence ATGTTTGGACTAGGAATTTCACACCGTTATCATTTATATAGTCACCCCACCGATATGCGTAAGAGTTTTGATGGTCTAGCAGGTATTATCCAAAAAGAACTCAACGGCTCTGCTCTGGATGGAACTGCATATATATTTATCAACAAATCACGTGATAAAGTAAAAATATTACATTGGGAAGATGGTGGTTTTGTGTTGTATTATAAACGCTTGGAATCTGGTCGCTTTGAGTTGCCTGTATATGATGCTTCTGTGATGGGTATTACTCTTAGTTATTCGCAATTGGTGTTACTTATCGATGGTATTTCAATCTCTCATATTCGTAGAAAAAAGCGATATCAAATACCTGCATAA
- the tnpC gene encoding IS66 family transposase: MKTSLSTVVIDQDYVQIPKSEYEQLLSNYQNLELQLSELKRLIFGSKSERFVPNTDALQLGLFTEETSEQTAVVQQQISYNRSKTKKHPIRLPLASHLPRVEEIVEPVHIAQGSIKIGEEITEVLEYTPSRVYVRKIIRPKYALPNDAGIVIASLPSMILPKSNVGAGLLAHICVSKFVDHLPFYRQIQILKREDVVVAMSSMTGWFSKGVTQLEVLYEVLQKVVLQSQYLQGDESPIKVQDNHKNGSLHTGYHWVFHAPVERLVLFKYDPSRSAKVPKDFLQQFSGTLQTDGYRAYQNLSTKHPIKLLACMAHARRYFEKALDNDNARASHAMGQIQKLYAIERKIKERTTNTQTIKRYRELCAKPILEKLHTWMQQEYSKVLPKSAIGKAFAYSLNLWDKLSAYTQDGKYLIDNNLIENAIRPLALGRKNYLFAGSHKAAQHAAIMYSFFATCKINDVNPYLWLHDVFKRLPEHKANKLEELLPQNWKNPAVV; the protein is encoded by the coding sequence GTGAAAACATCCTTATCTACAGTGGTTATCGATCAAGATTATGTTCAGATTCCTAAATCAGAATATGAACAGTTACTCTCTAACTATCAAAATTTAGAATTACAGTTATCTGAGTTAAAACGCCTTATTTTTGGTAGTAAAAGCGAACGATTTGTTCCTAACACAGATGCACTTCAATTAGGACTATTTACAGAAGAAACTTCTGAGCAGACAGCGGTAGTACAACAGCAGATTAGTTACAATCGGTCAAAAACAAAAAAGCATCCTATTCGTTTACCATTAGCTTCGCATTTACCAAGAGTTGAAGAAATAGTAGAACCTGTGCATATTGCTCAAGGTAGTATTAAAATAGGTGAAGAAATTACAGAAGTATTGGAGTATACGCCTTCTAGGGTCTATGTTCGTAAAATTATTCGTCCAAAATATGCATTACCAAATGATGCAGGAATCGTTATTGCTTCACTTCCTAGCATGATCTTGCCAAAATCCAATGTTGGAGCTGGATTATTAGCCCATATTTGTGTCAGCAAGTTCGTGGATCATCTTCCTTTTTATCGTCAGATACAAATTTTAAAAAGAGAAGACGTTGTTGTAGCAATGTCATCAATGACAGGTTGGTTTTCTAAAGGAGTAACACAATTGGAGGTATTATATGAAGTCCTACAAAAAGTAGTATTACAAAGTCAGTACCTCCAAGGGGACGAGTCGCCGATCAAAGTTCAAGACAATCATAAAAACGGAAGCTTGCATACAGGATATCATTGGGTATTCCATGCACCAGTGGAACGATTAGTATTATTTAAGTACGATCCTAGCAGGTCAGCAAAAGTTCCAAAAGATTTTTTACAACAGTTTAGCGGAACATTGCAAACTGATGGATATAGAGCATACCAAAATCTAAGTACCAAACATCCGATAAAGCTCTTGGCTTGCATGGCACATGCCAGGCGCTATTTTGAAAAAGCACTTGATAATGATAACGCAAGAGCCAGCCATGCTATGGGGCAAATCCAAAAACTATATGCCATAGAGCGAAAAATAAAAGAGCGTACTACAAATACACAGACCATAAAACGCTATAGAGAGTTATGTGCGAAGCCTATTTTAGAAAAGCTTCATACTTGGATGCAACAAGAGTACAGTAAAGTATTGCCTAAAAGCGCTATTGGAAAGGCTTTTGCGTATAGTTTAAACTTGTGGGATAAGCTAAGCGCTTACACACAAGATGGAAAGTATCTGATTGATAACAACCTAATAGAAAATGCAATTAGACCACTGGCACTCGGGCGCAAAAATTATCTCTTCGCGGGATCTCACAAGGCTGCACAACATGCAGCTATCATGTATTCTTTCTTTGCTACTTGTAAAATCAATGATGTAAATCCGTATCTGTGGCTACATGATGTCTTTAAAAGATTACCTGAGCATAAAGCCAATAAATTAGAAGAATTACTACCACAAAATTGGAAAAATCCAGCAGTAGTTTAA